In one Saccharibacillus brassicae genomic region, the following are encoded:
- a CDS encoding ABC transporter permease, whose protein sequence is MNGKGSGNARSLAYIPYYLWVALFVIAPVVLVVYYSLFDVEGNLTLSNYADFFTPVYLSMTLSSFWYAFLITLFSLLIAYPAAYLLTRTKHKQLWLLLIILPTWINLLLKTYAFIGIFGTYGPINALLGSIGFGEQQLLFTSGSFVFVSIYIFVPFMIMPIYNALEELNVSLTDAARDLGASSWITFRRVIFPLTLSGVKSGCISVFIPALSLFMITRLIAGNKVITLGTAIEQHFLVTQDWGMGSTVAVFLIVAMAVIMFLTGGTGKGVRR, encoded by the coding sequence ATGAACGGTAAGGGCAGCGGAAACGCGCGGTCGCTCGCCTACATTCCTTATTATCTGTGGGTGGCGTTGTTCGTTATCGCGCCTGTCGTGCTGGTCGTCTATTATTCGCTGTTCGACGTGGAAGGCAATCTGACGCTGTCGAATTACGCGGACTTTTTCACTCCCGTCTATCTGAGCATGACGCTGAGTTCGTTCTGGTACGCGTTTCTTATTACGCTGTTCTCGCTGCTGATCGCGTATCCGGCGGCGTATCTGCTGACGCGCACCAAGCACAAGCAGCTGTGGCTGCTGCTCATCATCCTGCCGACGTGGATCAACCTGCTGCTCAAGACGTATGCGTTCATCGGCATCTTCGGCACGTACGGCCCGATCAACGCCCTGCTCGGCTCGATCGGGTTCGGCGAACAGCAGCTGCTGTTCACGAGCGGAAGCTTCGTGTTCGTGTCGATCTACATCTTCGTGCCGTTCATGATCATGCCGATCTATAACGCGCTCGAAGAACTGAACGTGTCGCTCACCGACGCCGCCCGCGACCTGGGCGCTTCCAGCTGGATCACGTTCCGCCGGGTCATTTTCCCGCTGACGCTCTCCGGGGTCAAATCGGGCTGCATCTCCGTATTCATCCCGGCGCTGTCGCTGTTCATGATCACGCGCCTGATCGCCGGCAACAAGGTCATCACGCTCGGCACGGCGATCGAGCAGCACTTCCTCGTCACGCAGGACTGGGGCATGGGCTCGACCGTCGCCGTGTTCCTGATCGTCGCGATGGCCGTCATCATGTTCCTGACCGGCGGAACCGGAAAAGGGGTGCGAAGATGA
- a CDS encoding ABC transporter ATP-binding protein → MTDPHIIRFESVTKQYDDGLTVLKKIDFEIERGKFYTLLGPSGCGKTTILRMIAGFMEPTEGSIYLGGRVINKVPPEKRQVNTVFQDYALFPHLNVFENVAFGLRIKKMKPNVIAAKVTEALNMVNLDGYENRAITEMSGGQRQRVAIARAIVNEPEVLLLDEPLSALDLKLRTEMQYVLRELQQRLGITFIFVTHDQEEALAMSDYIFVMNQGRIEQSGTPNDIYDEPINRFVADFIGESNIVPGVMIEDYRVEFNGRRFECVDAGLRPNEPIEIVVRPEDLEITTPEAGKMQVRVDSQLFRGVHYEISCYDDSGQEWLVHSTKRAEVGAQIGLTFDPEAIHVMRFGETEEEFDRRLEAYEEDEDAGVPVHER, encoded by the coding sequence ATCACAGATCCACACATCATTCGTTTCGAGTCCGTGACGAAGCAGTACGACGACGGGCTCACCGTGCTCAAAAAGATCGATTTCGAAATCGAGCGGGGCAAGTTCTACACGCTGCTCGGTCCTTCGGGCTGCGGCAAAACGACCATCCTGCGCATGATCGCGGGCTTCATGGAACCGACGGAAGGCTCGATCTATCTGGGCGGACGGGTCATCAACAAAGTGCCGCCGGAGAAACGGCAGGTCAATACCGTCTTCCAGGACTACGCCCTGTTCCCGCATCTGAACGTGTTCGAGAACGTCGCGTTCGGGCTGCGGATCAAGAAAATGAAGCCGAACGTCATCGCGGCCAAAGTGACGGAAGCGTTGAACATGGTCAATCTCGACGGCTACGAGAACCGCGCGATTACCGAGATGTCCGGCGGCCAGCGCCAGCGCGTGGCGATCGCCCGGGCGATCGTGAACGAGCCGGAAGTGCTGCTGCTCGACGAGCCGCTGTCCGCGCTCGACCTCAAGCTGCGGACCGAGATGCAGTACGTCCTGCGCGAGCTGCAGCAGCGGCTGGGCATTACGTTCATCTTCGTCACGCACGACCAGGAAGAGGCGCTGGCGATGTCGGATTATATTTTCGTCATGAACCAGGGCCGGATCGAGCAGAGCGGCACGCCGAACGATATTTACGACGAGCCGATCAACCGCTTTGTGGCCGATTTTATCGGCGAATCGAATATCGTGCCCGGCGTCATGATCGAAGACTACCGCGTCGAATTTAACGGCCGGCGCTTCGAATGCGTCGACGCGGGACTGCGTCCGAACGAGCCGATCGAGATCGTCGTTCGTCCGGAAGATCTGGAGATCACGACGCCGGAAGCCGGCAAAATGCAAGTCCGCGTCGATTCGCAGCTGTTCCGCGGCGTCCATTACGAGATTAGCTGCTACGACGATTCCGGCCAGGAATGGCTCGTGCATTCGACCAAACGGGCCGAAGTCGGCGCGCAGATCGGATTGACGTTCGATCCGGAAGCGATCCACGTCATGCGTTTCGGCGAAACGGAGGAAGAATTCGACCGCCGCCTGGAAGCGTACGAAGAAGACGAAGACGCGGGAGTGCCGGTCCATGAACGGTAA
- a CDS encoding GNAT family N-acetyltransferase, with amino-acid sequence MTEWNLYEGDSLERWLTEQRSRREAADAKSAKSKITYSKESFNNKPDNKGSYNEASPNEDSDDASTLRWLSAMQGEGVPALIANVDTTLRALRCESLGVTLPLSVGEREYGDSYVFSPYTHYISYAREELSLLESRAARALLGVLLTPAGWLLKASRFNRAVQVNNRLLSTNLYPPLDGSALASAVALLLREFPDRSIVFRSLNRRTTPGCLDALTEMGFRLVPSRQVYLYEAPDRIPSKARWLQKRDYGLLDKHGYDVCGPEELGEADAPRLAELYRLLYLDKYSAHNPAFTPRFFERALRSNLLKLHALRSRASGRLDAVLGYYAQGGIMTTPVFGYDTGVPQEIGLYRMLSAVLLRLAAEEGCLLHESAGAAQFKRNRGAVAEIEYSAVYDRHLPPHRRAGWALLSPLLNRVGVPIMHKYKF; translated from the coding sequence ATGACCGAATGGAACCTGTATGAAGGGGACAGTCTGGAGCGCTGGCTGACGGAACAACGATCCCGCCGCGAAGCTGCGGACGCCAAATCCGCGAAGAGTAAGATTACTTACAGTAAGGAATCTTTCAATAATAAACCTGACAATAAAGGATCTTATAATGAAGCGTCCCCTAACGAAGATTCGGACGACGCCTCCACGCTGCGCTGGCTGTCCGCCATGCAGGGCGAAGGCGTGCCTGCGCTGATCGCGAACGTCGATACGACGCTGCGCGCCCTGCGCTGCGAATCGCTCGGCGTGACGCTTCCGCTGAGCGTGGGCGAACGCGAATACGGCGATTCCTACGTGTTCTCGCCGTACACGCATTACATCAGCTACGCGCGCGAGGAGCTGTCGCTGCTGGAATCGCGCGCCGCCCGCGCCCTGCTCGGCGTGCTGTTGACGCCGGCCGGCTGGCTGCTCAAGGCGTCGCGGTTCAACCGCGCGGTCCAGGTCAACAACCGGCTGCTGTCGACGAATCTGTATCCGCCGCTTGACGGGTCGGCTCTTGCATCGGCCGTTGCCCTGCTGCTCCGGGAGTTCCCGGACCGCTCGATCGTATTCCGTTCGCTCAACCGCCGCACGACGCCCGGTTGTCTCGACGCGCTGACGGAGATGGGCTTCCGGCTCGTGCCGAGCCGCCAGGTGTATCTGTACGAAGCGCCGGACCGGATTCCGTCCAAAGCCCGCTGGCTGCAGAAGCGCGATTACGGCCTGCTGGACAAGCACGGCTACGACGTGTGCGGGCCGGAAGAGTTGGGCGAAGCCGACGCGCCGCGGCTGGCCGAGCTGTACCGGCTGCTGTACCTCGACAAATATTCGGCGCACAATCCGGCGTTCACGCCGCGCTTTTTTGAGCGGGCGCTGCGGTCGAATCTGCTGAAGCTGCATGCGCTGCGCTCGCGGGCAAGCGGCCGGCTGGACGCCGTGCTCGGCTATTACGCGCAGGGCGGCATCATGACGACGCCCGTGTTCGGCTACGACACGGGCGTGCCGCAGGAGATCGGGCTGTACCGCATGCTGTCGGCGGTGCTGCTGCGCCTGGCGGCCGAAGAAGGCTGCCTGCTGCACGAGAGCGCCGGAGCGGCGCAGTTCAAGCGCAACCGCGGCGCGGTCGCGGAGATCGAATACAGCGCCGTGTACGACCGGCATCTGCCGCCGCATCGCCGGGCCGGCTGGGCGCTGCTGTCGCCGCTGCTCAACCGGGTCGGCGTGCCGATCATGCACAAATATAAATTTTGA
- a CDS encoding F390 synthetase-related protein has translation MKTDSLHILMQYAAARRRAAIPDRDALERWREPRILRHLDRVRAASPFYRELWQGLDTRDWRRFPEIDKKAMMEHFDTLNTAGVRREEAMELALEGERTRDFTPEIGGLTIGLSSGTSGSRGLFLVSRRERLAWTGTILQRVLPGPLLQGHRIAFFLRADSNLYGSVRSRRVAFEFYDLLHPLERHVERLNAQRPSVLAAPPSMLRLLAGEVRSGRLRIAPGHLVSMAEVLDPLDRRMIEESFGLRIHQVYQCTEGFLGASCSHGTLHLNEDVVHIEKEYVDAERKTFVPIVTDFVRFSQPIVRYRLGDLLTESPVSCACGSPFTAIERIEGRSDDLFVLPAANGTGFVTLFPDYVSRAIIGASERVEAYRAVLHAPDRLEIELDTAAAAGTEARAQTESDVENALAALCARIGAAMPETAFAPYAFVPGAVKLRRVQRRFAVNDRMEPV, from the coding sequence ATGAAGACCGATTCCCTACATATTCTTATGCAGTACGCGGCGGCACGCCGGCGCGCGGCCATACCGGATCGCGATGCTCTGGAACGGTGGCGGGAGCCGCGCATCCTCCGCCATCTGGACAGGGTGCGTGCCGCTTCGCCTTTTTACCGGGAGCTGTGGCAGGGGCTGGATACGCGGGACTGGCGCCGGTTCCCGGAGATCGACAAAAAAGCGATGATGGAGCATTTCGACACGCTCAATACGGCGGGCGTCCGCCGCGAAGAAGCGATGGAGCTGGCGCTGGAAGGAGAGCGCACGCGCGATTTCACGCCGGAGATCGGCGGGCTGACGATCGGCCTGTCGTCCGGCACGTCGGGCAGCCGGGGGTTGTTTCTCGTCAGCCGCCGCGAGCGGTTGGCCTGGACGGGGACCATTTTGCAGCGCGTGCTGCCCGGACCGCTGCTTCAGGGACACCGGATCGCTTTTTTCCTGCGGGCCGACAGCAATTTGTACGGATCGGTGCGCAGCCGGCGGGTGGCGTTCGAGTTCTACGATCTGCTGCATCCGCTTGAGCGGCACGTGGAACGGCTGAACGCGCAGCGTCCGAGCGTGCTTGCCGCGCCGCCGTCGATGCTGCGCCTGCTGGCGGGCGAAGTTCGCTCCGGCCGGCTCCGCATCGCGCCCGGACATCTGGTGTCGATGGCCGAAGTGCTCGATCCGCTGGACCGGCGCATGATCGAAGAGAGCTTCGGTCTGCGTATCCATCAGGTGTACCAGTGCACCGAAGGTTTTCTGGGCGCGTCGTGCAGCCACGGGACGCTGCATCTCAACGAAGACGTCGTCCATATCGAAAAAGAATACGTGGACGCGGAGCGCAAAACGTTCGTGCCGATCGTAACCGATTTCGTCCGCTTCTCCCAGCCGATCGTGCGCTACCGGCTCGGCGACCTGCTGACCGAAAGTCCGGTGTCCTGCGCCTGCGGCTCGCCCTTTACGGCGATCGAGCGGATTGAAGGGCGGAGCGACGACTTGTTCGTGCTGCCGGCGGCAAACGGGACGGGCTTCGTCACGCTGTTCCCGGACTACGTCTCGCGGGCGATTATCGGCGCGTCGGAGCGGGTCGAAGCGTACCGCGCCGTCCTGCACGCGCCGGACAGGCTTGAGATCGAACTGGATACGGCCGCGGCAGCCGGAACGGAGGCGCGGGCGCAGACCGAATCCGACGTGGAAAATGCGCTGGCTGCGCTGTGCGCGCGTATCGGCGCGGCCATGCCGGAGACGGCGTTCGCGCCGTACGCCTTCGTGCCCGGAGCGGTCAAATTGAGACGGGTGCAGAGGAGGTTTGCGGTGAATGACCGAATGGAACCTGTATGA
- a CDS encoding MBL fold metallo-hydrolase has protein sequence MKIKLNTEANVERNSNRKANPNVNPNANRHAERTAESDEAKTGVRPTPSALDSLWELAGGPAPRVELRLFPTGSCRHPEWVTIRGGRLRSVRIPALFACIRHPRHGLILFDTGYSDRFFRETDPFPERLYRITTPVQFEAGQSAAERLRAAGMRPEAVGRIIISHFHADHVAGLRDFPQASFLYEREALDKMRGLRGIGAVKRGFLPGLLPGDFDRRARPFAPESRVDVPEGFLPGFAWRRLTDVLGDGSLLAVDLPGHAYGQIGLLLRTARGPALLCADAAWSAAAYREDRPPSALAGVIMPDRRAYADSFRALRGLHEAFPELRIVASHCPEAEAAYAIGGSPL, from the coding sequence TTGAAAATCAAATTGAATACCGAAGCGAACGTCGAACGGAACTCCAACAGGAAAGCCAACCCGAACGTCAACCCGAACGCCAATAGGCATGCGGAGAGAACTGCCGAATCGGACGAGGCAAAAACGGGCGTGCGCCCGACTCCTTCCGCGCTGGATTCGCTCTGGGAACTGGCCGGCGGACCCGCGCCCAGAGTGGAACTCAGGCTGTTCCCGACCGGAAGCTGCCGCCATCCGGAATGGGTCACGATCCGGGGCGGCCGGCTGCGCAGCGTCCGTATTCCGGCGCTGTTCGCCTGTATCCGCCATCCGCGGCACGGCCTGATCCTGTTCGATACGGGCTATTCGGACCGCTTTTTCCGCGAGACGGACCCGTTCCCGGAACGGCTGTACCGGATCACGACTCCGGTGCAGTTCGAAGCCGGGCAGAGCGCGGCCGAACGGCTGCGGGCCGCGGGCATGCGGCCGGAAGCGGTCGGCCGCATTATTATCTCGCATTTTCACGCCGACCATGTGGCGGGACTGCGCGATTTTCCGCAGGCGTCCTTTTTGTACGAGCGCGAAGCGCTCGACAAGATGCGCGGACTGCGCGGGATCGGCGCGGTCAAGCGCGGATTCCTGCCGGGGCTGCTGCCCGGCGATTTCGACCGCCGGGCGCGGCCGTTCGCGCCGGAGTCGCGCGTCGACGTGCCGGAAGGGTTCCTGCCCGGCTTTGCCTGGCGGCGCCTGACCGACGTGCTCGGCGACGGCAGCCTGCTCGCCGTCGATCTGCCCGGCCATGCCTACGGGCAGATCGGGCTGCTGCTGCGCACGGCCCGCGGACCGGCGCTGCTGTGCGCCGATGCCGCCTGGTCGGCGGCGGCTTACCGGGAAGACCGCCCGCCCAGCGCGCTTGCGGGCGTTATCATGCCTGACCGCCGCGCCTACGCGGACAGCTTCCGCGCGCTGCGCGGGCTGCACGAAGCTTTCCCGGAGCTGCGCATCGTCGCTTCGCACTGCCCGGAAGCGGAAGCCGCCTACGCGATAGGCGGCAGCCCGCTATAA
- a CDS encoding NAD-dependent epimerase/dehydratase family protein — protein MKILVTGATGFLGGHTARSLLEDGHEVTGLGRSVQAGERLEQSGIRFVRAELDDAEAIGRAIGTGFDAVIHCGAHSAAWGREETFMAANVNGTANVAEACLRAGVSRLVHISTPSLYFGAKARIGVREHDPLPAKPISAYARTKRLAEQEVERVRRLGLDAIVLRPRALYGPGDLTILPRLIEANGRTGVPLIGGGEALIDLTYVDDAVRALKLAAFAPAELSDGARIYNISGGAPIALAAAAGLLFAKLGRPLRGKKLSFAAAYALASLMESAARLRPSGGEPMLTRALVGMLGSSQTLDIGAARSGLGYEPLVGIEEGLDRFVEWWTGQEGERSR, from the coding sequence ATGAAGATTTTGGTGACCGGAGCGACCGGGTTTTTGGGCGGGCATACGGCGCGAAGCCTGCTGGAAGACGGACACGAAGTGACCGGCTTGGGCCGAAGCGTACAGGCCGGCGAGCGGCTGGAGCAGAGCGGAATCCGCTTCGTCCGCGCGGAACTGGACGATGCGGAAGCTATCGGGCGGGCGATAGGCACGGGATTCGACGCCGTGATCCACTGCGGCGCGCATTCCGCTGCGTGGGGACGGGAAGAGACGTTCATGGCGGCGAATGTGAACGGCACGGCGAATGTGGCGGAAGCCTGCCTGCGCGCCGGCGTGTCCCGCCTCGTACATATCTCCACGCCGAGCCTGTATTTCGGGGCCAAAGCCCGGATCGGCGTGCGGGAACACGATCCGCTGCCCGCGAAGCCGATCAGCGCGTACGCCCGGACCAAACGGCTGGCGGAACAGGAAGTCGAACGCGTGCGCCGGCTCGGGCTGGACGCGATCGTGCTGCGGCCCCGCGCTTTGTACGGGCCGGGAGATCTCACGATCCTGCCCCGGCTGATCGAAGCCAACGGCCGGACGGGCGTGCCGCTGATCGGCGGAGGTGAGGCGCTGATCGACCTGACGTACGTGGACGACGCGGTCCGCGCGCTCAAGCTGGCCGCGTTCGCCCCGGCGGAACTTTCGGACGGCGCCCGCATTTATAACATAAGCGGAGGCGCGCCGATTGCTTTGGCTGCGGCCGCCGGGCTGCTGTTCGCGAAGCTGGGCCGTCCGCTGCGCGGCAAAAAGCTGTCTTTTGCCGCCGCTTATGCACTCGCCTCCCTGATGGAAAGCGCCGCGCGGCTGCGGCCTTCGGGCGGCGAACCGATGCTGACCCGCGCGCTGGTCGGCATGCTCGGCAGCAGCCAAACGCTGGATATCGGCGCCGCGCGGAGCGGACTCGGCTACGAACCGCTCGTCGGCATCGAAGAAGGGCTGGACCGTTTCGTCGAATGGTGGACCGGGCAGGAAGGAGAGCGATCGCGTTGA
- a CDS encoding beta-ketoacyl-ACP synthase III: MEARHVKITGTGRYLPGVGISAAQIDDRLGTEPGWVMRKTSVANRHFVGAETASQMGAEAAREALERAGLAFADMDCLVCASGTMEQPIPCTAALIQRALGEEESGVPCFDINATCLSFVTALDTLSYLVDAGRYRRVLIVSSEIASKGLNWSDKESAALFGDGAAAAVVERSAAGEPSRILHARMTTHSAGARHSEIRGGGSGLPSASYSSAAAADYLFSMDGEGIFRQASRLLPAFMQELLGGAGLSMADFKLVVPHQGSVMAMRLLQRKLGISEEQMLYIAPHYGNVIAASIPLGLDRAVREGRLERGDNVLLVGTSAGLSLGGIALVY; this comes from the coding sequence ATGGAAGCGCGTCATGTCAAAATTACGGGAACGGGACGGTATTTGCCGGGAGTCGGCATATCGGCCGCACAGATCGACGACAGGCTGGGGACCGAACCGGGCTGGGTCATGCGCAAGACGAGCGTGGCCAACCGGCATTTCGTCGGCGCGGAGACCGCTTCGCAGATGGGTGCGGAAGCGGCCCGCGAAGCGCTGGAGAGAGCCGGACTGGCTTTTGCCGATATGGACTGCCTCGTCTGCGCAAGCGGTACGATGGAGCAGCCGATTCCGTGCACGGCCGCGCTGATCCAGCGCGCGCTGGGCGAAGAAGAATCCGGCGTGCCGTGCTTCGACATCAATGCGACCTGCCTGAGCTTCGTGACCGCGCTCGACACGCTGTCGTATCTCGTGGACGCGGGCCGCTATCGCCGGGTGCTGATCGTGTCCAGCGAGATCGCGTCCAAAGGGCTGAACTGGTCCGACAAAGAAAGCGCGGCGCTGTTCGGCGACGGAGCCGCCGCCGCGGTCGTGGAACGCTCCGCTGCGGGCGAGCCTTCGCGCATCCTGCATGCCCGGATGACGACGCACAGCGCAGGCGCGCGCCATTCGGAGATCCGGGGCGGAGGCAGCGGCCTGCCGTCTGCGTCCTACAGCTCCGCTGCGGCCGCCGATTACCTGTTCTCGATGGACGGCGAAGGCATCTTCCGCCAGGCTTCGCGCCTGCTGCCGGCGTTCATGCAGGAACTGCTGGGCGGCGCCGGCTTGTCCATGGCCGACTTCAAGCTCGTCGTGCCGCATCAGGGCAGCGTGATGGCCATGCGGCTGCTTCAGCGCAAGCTGGGCATCAGCGAGGAGCAAATGCTCTATATCGCGCCGCATTACGGCAACGTCATCGCCGCTTCGATTCCGCTCGGGCTGGACCGGGCCGTGCGCGAAGGTCGGCTGGAACGCGGCGACAACGTGCTGTTGGTCGGCACGTCGGCCGGGCTGTCGCTCGGCGGGATCGCGCTGGTCTATTGA
- a CDS encoding cold-shock protein: MYFRKKQDEELVKESTAVWTCEQEDCKGWMRDNFSFEDEPKCPICSSSMKRDTKMLPVLANPTGDPKAQNK; the protein is encoded by the coding sequence ATGTATTTTCGTAAAAAACAGGACGAGGAACTTGTGAAAGAAAGCACCGCGGTATGGACTTGCGAGCAGGAAGACTGCAAGGGCTGGATGAGAGACAACTTTTCGTTCGAGGATGAACCGAAGTGTCCGATCTGCTCGTCTTCGATGAAACGGGATACGAAAATGCTTCCGGTGCTGGCCAATCCGACCGGAGATCCTAAAGCGCAGAACAAGTAA
- a CDS encoding cold-shock protein, whose protein sequence is METGTVKWFNAEKGYGFIEVEGGSDVFVHFSAIQGDGFKTLDEGQRVEFNIVEGNRGPQAENVTKL, encoded by the coding sequence ATGGAAACAGGAACAGTAAAATGGTTTAACGCAGAAAAAGGTTACGGCTTTATCGAAGTAGAAGGCGGAAGCGACGTATTCGTTCACTTCTCCGCTATCCAAGGCGACGGTTTCAAAACCCTCGACGAAGGCCAACGCGTAGAATTCAACATCGTTGAAGGCAACCGTGGACCACAAGCTGAAAACGTAACTAAACTGTAA
- the tatC gene encoding twin-arginine translocase subunit TatC, with protein sequence MGLLDHVVELRRRLLVCAGVFLALFVGGFFAAPPVIGLLERSGAELGVSLHVFRVTDALSIMVQAAFWFAAVLILPLALHQTWQFVKPGLYGAERRAIRLHIFAIFALFLVGAAFAYEIVFPVMLRFMFGLTAELGLEPVIGIREYFDFMLRLVVPFGILFELPLLLTLLTRLGIVTPASLRRIRKYAYLALLVAAGFIAPPDALSLLIVTLPLILLYEAGIGISSLAYGKVRSS encoded by the coding sequence ATGGGACTGCTGGATCACGTGGTCGAGCTGCGTCGGCGCCTGCTGGTATGCGCGGGCGTTTTTCTCGCGCTGTTCGTCGGCGGGTTCTTCGCGGCGCCTCCGGTCATCGGCCTGCTCGAACGTTCCGGCGCGGAGCTCGGCGTGTCGCTGCACGTGTTCCGCGTGACGGACGCGCTCTCCATTATGGTGCAGGCCGCGTTCTGGTTCGCCGCGGTGTTGATTCTGCCGCTTGCGCTGCATCAGACGTGGCAGTTCGTCAAGCCGGGGCTGTACGGAGCCGAACGCCGCGCGATCCGGCTGCATATTTTTGCGATCTTCGCGTTGTTCCTGGTCGGGGCGGCGTTTGCGTACGAGATCGTGTTTCCGGTCATGCTGCGCTTTATGTTCGGGCTGACGGCGGAGTTGGGACTTGAGCCGGTGATCGGCATTCGCGAATATTTCGACTTCATGCTGCGGCTTGTCGTTCCTTTTGGCATCCTGTTCGAACTTCCGCTTCTATTGACGCTGCTGACCCGGCTCGGGATCGTGACTCCGGCTTCGCTGCGGCGTATCCGCAAGTACGCGTATTTGGCCCTGCTGGTCGCCGCCGGCTTCATCGCTCCGCCGGACGCGCTGTCGCTGCTGATCGTGACGCTGCCGCTCATCCTGCTGTACGAGGCGGGGATCGGCATCAGTTCGCTGGCTTACGGAAAAGTCCGGAGTTCGTAA
- a CDS encoding FTR1 family iron permease, which translates to MSIPFLIPVRVRVPAVLLALLLLLGIFGGHASAAGDAPAPADALAAVDAALLQLRSGDAEASKASFAPVKSWWARSKQGAKADSAALSAEIGSGIADVSLAYVGGDPGEIRSKLEALRLALVSYDEGAYADNEGRTRMTLGAYLSKLGGVKSAIEAGDPDGAARGARELQNLWLAVEGEVVGRSASVYANTERDLVLLPAYLDDPDQIDRAVPLLDNMIAALTPLADAGYSWIDAALIPIREGLEALLVVGSLLAFVRKSGSARGQRWIVAGSAAGLLFSVAAGAGVSLLLSASVFGAGNSLLNGWTGIAAAAMLLYVGYWLHRSSDIRRWNEKLQAGSRRALSGGWTFSLALLAFLAIVREGLETVIFLIGLAGRMPGRELLLGIGAGFGVLIVVAVVILKLGDRLPLRPFFLISSVVVFYLGFKFLGSGIHSLQMAGLIPSTTESYLPSIPSISLYSSWYSTLPQLLLLSAALAAYLGPLLPRRSRRAA; encoded by the coding sequence ATGTCCATCCCGTTTCTGATTCCTGTCCGCGTTCGTGTCCCGGCCGTCCTGCTGGCGCTGCTTCTGCTGCTCGGCATCTTCGGCGGGCACGCTTCGGCTGCCGGCGATGCGCCGGCCCCGGCCGACGCGCTCGCGGCCGTGGACGCAGCCCTGCTTCAGCTCCGCAGCGGCGACGCGGAAGCCTCGAAAGCCAGCTTCGCGCCGGTCAAGTCGTGGTGGGCCCGCAGCAAGCAGGGCGCCAAAGCCGACTCCGCGGCGCTTTCCGCCGAAATCGGCAGCGGGATCGCCGACGTGTCGCTGGCCTATGTCGGCGGCGATCCCGGCGAGATCCGCTCGAAGCTTGAAGCGCTGCGCCTCGCGCTCGTCAGCTACGACGAAGGCGCCTACGCCGACAACGAAGGCCGTACCCGCATGACGCTCGGCGCTTACCTATCGAAGCTTGGCGGCGTCAAATCGGCGATCGAAGCCGGCGATCCGGACGGCGCGGCCCGCGGAGCGCGGGAGCTGCAGAACCTGTGGCTGGCCGTCGAAGGCGAAGTCGTCGGCCGTTCGGCTTCCGTCTACGCGAATACCGAACGCGATCTCGTGCTGCTGCCCGCCTACCTGGACGATCCGGACCAGATCGACCGGGCCGTGCCGCTGCTCGACAACATGATCGCCGCGCTGACGCCGCTCGCCGACGCCGGCTACAGCTGGATCGACGCGGCGCTCATTCCGATCCGGGAAGGACTTGAAGCGCTGCTCGTCGTCGGCTCGCTGCTCGCTTTCGTCCGCAAGTCCGGCTCCGCGCGCGGACAGCGCTGGATCGTCGCCGGTTCGGCGGCCGGCCTACTGTTCTCGGTCGCGGCGGGCGCCGGCGTCTCGCTGCTGCTGTCCGCTTCCGTGTTCGGGGCGGGCAACTCGCTGCTGAACGGCTGGACCGGCATTGCGGCCGCCGCCATGCTGCTGTACGTCGGGTATTGGCTGCACCGCAGCTCCGATATCCGGCGCTGGAACGAGAAGCTGCAAGCAGGCAGCCGCCGTGCCCTTTCGGGCGGGTGGACGTTTTCGCTTGCGCTGCTCGCTTTTCTCGCGATCGTACGCGAAGGACTGGAGACCGTCATCTTCCTGATCGGCCTCGCCGGCCGGATGCCGGGACGCGAACTGCTGCTGGGGATCGGAGCCGGATTCGGCGTGCTGATCGTCGTCGCCGTCGTCATCTTGAAGCTGGGCGACCGGCTGCCGTTGAGACCTTTTTTCCTCATTTCAAGCGTCGTCGTGTTCTATCTGGGCTTCAAATTTCTCGGCTCGGGCATTCACAGCCTGCAGATGGCGGGCCTGATTCCGTCCACGACCGAAAGTTACCTGCCGTCGATCCCGTCGATCAGCCTGTATTCCTCATGGTACAGCACGCTGCCCCAACTGCTGCTTCTGTCCGCCGCGCTGGCCGCCTATCTCGGTCCGCTGCTGCCCCGCAGAAGCCGCCGGGCGGCCTGA